A genomic region of Gemmata massiliana contains the following coding sequences:
- a CDS encoding hybrid sensor histidine kinase/response regulator, whose protein sequence is MRVSILHLEDSDLDAELIAQRLTRAGVVSELVRACDRTEFQDQLTADRPFDVVLSDYQLPDIDGLEALELMRAHRPNVPFIFVSGALGEERAVETLKLGATDYILKHRLERLVPAIERAVTEARDRADRLAAEHAAREASERLALAQTAGRSGVFDWLIPEGRVVWSPELENLYGIPHGSFEGNFAGWEKRVVPEDAALVRALVGQHLTVRAEDIGYEFRVVLPDGRLRWLAGKAKFFYTPDGSPARMIGINVDIHDRKEMEEQLRAGKESLRQQNERLTLLADAAESLLAANGDPEHMMRALFDRVSDGLGLSHYFNYEPNEDGSALDLVSCTGVPAAEVESIRRLDFGQAVCGTVALTRKPVVATAVQSSADPKVQLVRGYGVRAYACNPLLAGDRFLGTLSFATNTRDQFSDEDMEVLRTICHYVAMAKEHQRLAAEARDRAERLKEQDRRKDEFLALLAHELRNPLAPLRNGLQVLKITEGRGESATRAREMMERQLAHTVRLIDDLLDISRISQNKLNLQRAPITLAEVIDSAVETARPLIDAAEHTLTVTLPSEPIVLDADLTRLAQVFSNLLTNSAKYTPQGGRIALDAALRSGSLVVTVRDSGLGIPADYLPRIFDMFSQADRVVERVTGGLGIGLALVKGLVEMHGGTVEAQSDGPGTGSTFTVRLPVLSGANEREDEVPGSPPVTANGTKRRVLVVDDNHDAAESLAQLLELLGNEVHVGHDGLEAVEVAERVRPDLILMDVRMPRLNGLDATARIRERSWATATTIVALTGWGQDSDRERTTAAGCDGHLVKPVLLADLERVLGENSRVASSHNS, encoded by the coding sequence ATGAGAGTCTCGATCCTCCACCTCGAAGACAGCGACCTTGACGCTGAGCTGATCGCCCAGCGCCTGACCCGCGCGGGCGTCGTGAGCGAATTAGTCCGCGCGTGCGACCGGACCGAGTTCCAGGACCAACTGACCGCGGACCGCCCCTTCGATGTCGTGCTCTCCGATTACCAGTTGCCGGACATCGACGGGCTTGAAGCGCTCGAGCTGATGCGCGCGCACCGACCGAACGTGCCGTTCATCTTCGTCTCCGGAGCGCTCGGCGAGGAGCGCGCCGTTGAGACCCTGAAACTCGGCGCCACCGACTACATACTCAAGCACCGCCTCGAACGGCTGGTTCCCGCAATTGAACGTGCGGTCACAGAAGCACGCGATCGAGCCGACCGGCTCGCCGCGGAGCACGCTGCGAGAGAGGCAAGCGAGCGCCTCGCCCTGGCCCAAACCGCCGGGCGCTCGGGTGTGTTCGACTGGCTCATTCCCGAAGGCCGGGTCGTCTGGTCCCCGGAGTTGGAAAATCTGTACGGCATCCCGCACGGGTCGTTCGAGGGGAACTTCGCGGGGTGGGAGAAGCGCGTCGTCCCGGAGGACGCGGCGCTGGTTCGCGCCCTCGTCGGGCAGCACTTAACTGTGCGCGCGGAAGACATCGGGTACGAGTTCCGGGTCGTGCTCCCGGACGGGCGGTTACGGTGGCTGGCGGGGAAAGCGAAGTTCTTCTACACGCCCGACGGCTCCCCCGCGCGGATGATCGGGATCAACGTCGATATCCACGATCGCAAGGAAATGGAGGAGCAACTCCGGGCCGGTAAAGAGAGCCTGCGCCAGCAGAACGAGCGCCTCACGCTCCTCGCGGACGCCGCCGAGTCCCTGCTCGCCGCCAACGGCGATCCTGAGCACATGATGCGTGCCCTGTTCGATCGCGTCTCCGACGGGTTGGGGCTGTCGCACTACTTCAACTACGAACCGAACGAAGACGGCTCGGCTCTTGATCTCGTTTCGTGTACCGGGGTGCCAGCGGCCGAGGTCGAATCGATCCGCCGACTGGATTTCGGCCAGGCGGTGTGCGGCACCGTCGCCCTGACCCGGAAGCCGGTGGTCGCGACCGCGGTGCAGTCCTCGGCCGACCCCAAGGTTCAACTGGTGCGCGGGTACGGGGTTCGCGCGTATGCGTGCAACCCGCTCCTGGCGGGCGATCGGTTCCTCGGCACGCTGTCGTTCGCCACGAACACCCGCGACCAGTTCAGCGACGAGGACATGGAGGTTCTCCGCACCATCTGTCACTACGTGGCGATGGCTAAGGAGCACCAGCGCCTGGCAGCCGAGGCCCGCGACCGGGCCGAACGGCTGAAGGAACAGGACCGCAGAAAAGACGAGTTCCTGGCGCTCCTGGCCCACGAACTCCGGAACCCTCTCGCCCCGCTCCGGAACGGCCTCCAGGTGCTCAAAATCACCGAGGGACGAGGGGAATCCGCGACTCGCGCGCGGGAGATGATGGAGCGCCAGCTCGCGCACACGGTCCGGCTGATCGACGACCTGCTCGACATCTCGCGCATCAGCCAGAACAAGCTCAACCTGCAACGCGCGCCGATCACACTGGCCGAGGTCATAGACAGCGCCGTCGAAACCGCGCGCCCGCTTATCGATGCGGCCGAGCACACGCTCACGGTCACGCTCCCCTCGGAACCGATTGTTCTCGACGCCGACCTCACGCGACTGGCGCAGGTGTTCTCCAACCTGCTGACCAACAGCGCGAAGTACACGCCCCAGGGCGGGCGCATTGCCCTCGACGCCGCCCTGCGGTCCGGGTCACTGGTCGTCACGGTGCGGGACTCGGGGCTGGGCATCCCGGCCGATTACTTACCGCGTATCTTCGACATGTTCTCGCAGGCCGATCGGGTCGTGGAGCGTGTGACGGGCGGGCTGGGTATTGGACTCGCACTTGTGAAGGGACTGGTCGAAATGCACGGCGGAACGGTGGAAGCACAAAGCGACGGCCCCGGAACCGGTAGCACCTTTACCGTTCGGCTACCGGTACTGAGTGGGGCAAACGAGCGCGAGGACGAAGTACCGGGTTCACCTCCCGTAACCGCCAACGGAACGAAGCGCCGGGTTCTCGTGGTGGACGACAACCACGACGCGGCCGAATCACTCGCTCAGCTCCTCGAACTGCTCGGGAACGAGGTTCACGTCGGGCACGACGGGCTCGAAGCCGTGGAAGTGGCGGAGCGCGTCCGCCCCGATTTGATTCTGATGGACGTGAGAATGCCCCGACTGAACGGACTCGACGCCACCGCCCGCATCCGGGAACGCTCGTGGGCCACCGCGACTACGATCGTCGCACTGACCGGTTGGGGCCAGGATTCCGACCGGGAACGAACCACCGCCGCGGGTTGCGACGGGCACCTGGTCAAGCCGGTGCTTCTTGCGGACCTGGAGCGCGTACTCGGTGAGAACTCGCGCGTCGCCTCGTCACACAATTCCTGA
- a CDS encoding cupin domain-containing protein, which translates to MTFATLTALVLVCAPPHADKDHEIVTPDDTKWADGPPSLPKGAKMVLLDGDPTKDGPFVMRVKMPDGFKIMPHTHPKDERVTIIAGTLYIGTGAKFDEKAAKAMPTGSYGRMGAGVKHFGYVKGETILQVHGQGPWTIDYLDPVDDPRKKK; encoded by the coding sequence ATGACGTTCGCGACGCTCACTGCACTGGTTCTCGTGTGCGCTCCGCCCCACGCGGACAAGGATCACGAGATCGTGACCCCCGACGATACCAAGTGGGCGGACGGGCCGCCTTCGTTACCCAAAGGTGCGAAGATGGTGCTCCTGGACGGCGACCCGACCAAAGACGGTCCATTTGTCATGCGCGTGAAAATGCCCGACGGGTTCAAGATCATGCCGCACACGCACCCGAAGGACGAGCGCGTGACTATCATCGCCGGCACACTCTATATCGGAACGGGTGCGAAGTTTGATGAAAAAGCAGCCAAGGCCATGCCGACGGGTTCTTACGGGCGCATGGGCGCGGGCGTGAAACACTTCGGGTATGTGAAGGGCGAAACGATCCTCCAGGTTCACGGACAGGGGCCGTGGACGATCGATTACCTCGACCCTGTCGACGATCCTCGGAAAAAGAAGTGA
- a CDS encoding AI-2E family transporter produces the protein MVRNGQSEPRSAVPDSSPPIVREEGPLATGERFRPFALAALTLALVALCVLLAVPFLPAISWGIALAVIAWPLHAWVREHFLAHRTGAALLTSAVVVVMIVLPSIFVANQVAREAASAADQVREEQAKGVLRARVEAIPGMNGVLEWVGRAEIDLNAEAQRIVRASLSDGLALAQGSLMAVFQAVIALFILFYALRDRTELLASVRRFLPLRKPEADRLFTGANDSVFANLYATLVTSAIDGIGTGLMFWAVGLPAPVTWGVVTFVLSFVPILGTYIVWMPAAVYLALIGNWGGAVALVAFGVASWIVVDNFVYVRVAGSRMRLHEVPALIAFLGGLALFGASGVVLGPAILAVTVALLDVWHARATGTELPASGEATAPEIGRG, from the coding sequence ATGGTCCGCAACGGACAATCCGAACCGCGCTCTGCTGTTCCCGATTCTTCCCCGCCTATCGTGCGCGAAGAAGGCCCGCTCGCCACTGGAGAACGGTTTCGTCCGTTCGCTCTGGCCGCGTTGACGCTGGCACTCGTCGCACTGTGTGTGCTCCTGGCGGTCCCGTTCCTGCCCGCGATTTCGTGGGGGATCGCGCTGGCCGTGATCGCATGGCCGTTGCACGCCTGGGTCCGAGAACACTTTCTTGCGCACCGTACCGGGGCCGCGCTCCTTACGTCTGCTGTGGTCGTGGTGATGATCGTGTTGCCGAGTATCTTCGTGGCCAATCAGGTCGCGCGCGAGGCCGCCTCCGCCGCCGATCAAGTGCGCGAGGAGCAGGCGAAAGGGGTGCTGCGTGCTCGCGTGGAGGCTATTCCTGGGATGAACGGCGTGCTGGAGTGGGTTGGTCGCGCGGAGATCGATCTCAACGCCGAAGCGCAGCGGATCGTGCGCGCGTCTCTGAGCGACGGGCTGGCGCTGGCGCAGGGATCGCTGATGGCGGTGTTCCAGGCGGTCATCGCGCTGTTCATCCTCTTCTACGCGCTACGCGACCGGACCGAGCTACTGGCGAGCGTGCGCCGATTCTTACCGCTGCGCAAACCGGAGGCCGATCGACTCTTCACGGGCGCCAACGACTCAGTCTTCGCGAACCTCTACGCCACGCTCGTGACCAGCGCGATCGATGGTATCGGCACCGGGCTGATGTTCTGGGCCGTGGGGCTGCCGGCGCCGGTCACGTGGGGCGTGGTGACATTCGTCCTCAGTTTCGTTCCGATCCTGGGAACATACATCGTGTGGATGCCCGCCGCCGTGTACCTCGCTCTGATCGGGAATTGGGGTGGCGCGGTCGCTCTGGTGGCGTTCGGGGTCGCATCGTGGATCGTGGTGGACAACTTCGTTTACGTCCGCGTCGCGGGGAGCCGGATGCGTCTACACGAGGTGCCCGCGCTGATCGCGTTCCTGGGCGGACTGGCGCTATTCGGTGCGTCGGGCGTGGTCCTCGGTCCCGCGATCCTGGCCGTTACCGTGGCCCTTCTGGACGTGTGGCACGCTCGTGCTACTGGCACGGAACTTCCTGCATCTGGTGAAGCCACCGCACCTGAGATCGGGCGCGGATAA
- a CDS encoding DUF1559 family PulG-like putative transporter, whose amino-acid sequence MPLRAGFTLIELLVVIAIVAVLIGLLLPAVQKVRAAAARIKCGNHLKQLGIGSQVAHDTHRSLPPGLGTWPLNNNYGTYHFHLLPFIEEEALYKRSFAFDCYFAANNEVYSQPVKTYLCPSDPSAPADARASDLAGNTWGVASYAVNVQVVARVSPEGRINYPDNKALLLATFPDGASNTILFTEKYAQCFNGSYPAGGNMWAYYFTGSGLQPYHPGFTVSWNGYSYGPASKFIVQPQPYNGGCDPTMASSPHPGGIQTAFADGSVRFLSSNITLYTWWYLCTPAGGEVIAPDSY is encoded by the coding sequence ATGCCCCTGCGCGCGGGGTTCACGCTCATCGAACTCCTGGTGGTGATCGCGATTGTCGCGGTCCTGATCGGGCTCCTGTTGCCCGCCGTTCAAAAGGTCCGGGCCGCCGCCGCCCGCATCAAGTGCGGAAACCACCTCAAACAACTCGGGATCGGCTCCCAGGTGGCGCACGACACGCACCGATCGCTGCCGCCGGGTTTGGGAACCTGGCCCCTGAACAACAACTACGGCACGTACCACTTCCACCTGCTCCCGTTCATCGAAGAAGAGGCGCTGTACAAGCGATCCTTCGCGTTCGATTGCTATTTCGCGGCCAACAACGAGGTCTATTCGCAACCGGTTAAAACGTACTTGTGCCCGTCGGACCCGAGTGCCCCCGCGGACGCGCGGGCCAGTGACTTGGCCGGGAACACCTGGGGGGTCGCGAGCTACGCGGTGAACGTCCAAGTAGTGGCGCGGGTCAGTCCCGAGGGCCGGATCAATTACCCGGACAACAAGGCGCTGCTCCTGGCCACGTTCCCGGACGGGGCGTCGAACACGATCCTGTTCACAGAAAAGTACGCTCAGTGCTTCAACGGCAGCTACCCGGCCGGTGGAAACATGTGGGCCTACTACTTCACCGGTTCGGGGCTACAACCGTACCACCCCGGGTTCACGGTCTCGTGGAACGGGTACAGTTACGGCCCGGCGTCCAAGTTCATCGTTCAACCACAGCCGTACAACGGCGGGTGCGACCCGACGATGGCCTCGTCCCCGCACCCGGGCGGCATCCAGACCGCGTTCGCCGACGGGAGCGTCCGGTTCCTCTCGTCCAACATCACCCTTTACACCTGGTGGTACCTGTGTACCCCGGCGGGCGGCGAGGTCATCGCCCCCGATTCGTACTAA
- a CDS encoding carboxypeptidase-like regulatory domain-containing protein → MRPLRSLRARWGALALGCLLVAGCGAKTATVTGQVTYKGKPVTGGSVVFYCSDKQIVRGLIGPDGRYSIPNVPSGIGPATVTVQSHTRVPEGFRMKQQLPPSVGGPTPPAPDRTDGPRTPLPLRYAQPEESGLSVTVDRDHLTYDIDLKP, encoded by the coding sequence GTGCGCCCACTTCGTTCATTGCGCGCCCGATGGGGCGCGCTCGCCCTCGGGTGCCTGCTGGTGGCCGGGTGCGGGGCCAAGACCGCGACCGTTACCGGGCAGGTGACCTACAAAGGTAAGCCGGTCACCGGCGGGTCCGTGGTCTTCTACTGCAGCGACAAGCAGATCGTCCGCGGGCTGATCGGCCCCGACGGGCGGTACTCGATCCCGAACGTGCCGTCCGGGATCGGCCCCGCCACCGTCACCGTCCAGTCACACACGCGGGTGCCCGAAGGGTTCCGCATGAAGCAGCAGCTCCCGCCCTCGGTCGGCGGGCCGACCCCACCGGCGCCCGATCGCACCGACGGCCCTCGGACTCCATTACCGCTACGGTACGCGCAGCCCGAAGAATCCGGGCTTAGTGTGACCGTGGACCGCGACCATCTGACCTACGACATCGACCTAAAACCATGA
- a CDS encoding ATP-binding protein produces MIRERATPDATASGADTGGGDPSESRAWRYALTTSGWFLCALGALGLFAWTCGEQDYLQIEPTRPPLHYNGSFGFLLWGGGYLALVRGRVRLARGCAAGLLPTGALIFLASVPGAGFRIDDWLFTPSRYATPAGPGGSAPGTGIGFCCAALAIVLAALRGHRLLQAIGGTLIGVILVLGAPFALVTIRASGLMFIPSGPSLLGIAGVWAGGLALLTSGFRRGTPPVVLGHIVPLGFGGAGAVLTVALWLILQAEQEERIQRQVQFEAAHIQRLVLERVPTEMNLLVELAERWPAIRANEDMPPQMKLDGGNYLGQVPGCIGVARVDDQNRVVWIESGALRPGTFESLGGGEALARAAASGQVAMVRPPRSYWRGQRVMLLFAPGRAKAADGGMVSVISVQQFYANVLNANASAGYGVTLSEGEEEVFTRYAAQPGAGGRWSQSLPINFRGHEWRLTVWPTPDALARENLALPRLALLVGFLTTALLALAAHLAQTARRRTFALENEVRERKLAEHAMRLSEEKYRTLIENLGQGIFLQDHEHRFVAANAQFCKSAGRAEAEIIGSTETDLYDADRAHAHAEEVRTVLAEGRSVESETEALAGERRTCVRRVLTPVRDAAGRTTGVLGICWDVTEQRRLEAHVHQASKMDAIGQLAGGIAHDFNNLLTVILGNLEMMLTDLAPEHPDHALVSSAQSAAVRAAALTQRLLGFSRRHQLDWRPTNLNGIVSEVVGLLQRTIDPLTRIETHLGSDLWAVHADPTQLNQVLMNLCINARDAIGGAGQITIETESITVADGPPAKRGDFVCLRVTDTGAGMAPEVKARIYEPFFTTKDVGKGTGLGLAMVFAIVRQHKGWIDCHSEIGAGTRFDIYLPRSEASKVVAAPASLPPSTRIGKETVLVVDDEELIRKLAVMTLQARGYCVLQASDGKEAVELYAKERDRIDLVLLDLTMPVLSGREAFRQLLDLNPRVKVIFASGYAAEQLSDLEKEHMVGFVKKPYRPNELILAVEEAFPWRSGGHLNKPILPDACTPPAVAVA; encoded by the coding sequence ATGATTCGTGAACGCGCGACCCCCGACGCAACCGCGTCGGGCGCCGATACCGGAGGGGGCGATCCCTCCGAGTCGCGCGCCTGGCGGTACGCCCTCACCACCAGCGGCTGGTTCCTGTGCGCGCTAGGTGCGCTGGGGCTGTTCGCCTGGACGTGCGGGGAGCAGGACTACCTCCAGATCGAACCGACCCGGCCGCCGCTCCATTACAACGGATCGTTCGGGTTCCTACTGTGGGGGGGCGGGTACCTGGCCCTGGTCCGGGGGCGGGTGCGCCTCGCCCGCGGGTGCGCGGCCGGGCTCCTCCCGACCGGGGCGCTCATCTTCCTCGCGTCCGTCCCTGGGGCGGGGTTCCGCATCGACGACTGGCTGTTCACCCCGTCGCGTTACGCGACCCCGGCCGGGCCGGGCGGGTCCGCCCCGGGCACAGGCATCGGGTTCTGCTGCGCCGCGCTCGCGATCGTACTCGCCGCGTTGCGCGGGCACCGGTTGCTCCAGGCCATCGGGGGTACGCTCATCGGCGTAATTCTGGTGCTCGGGGCGCCGTTCGCGCTGGTCACGATTCGCGCGAGCGGGCTGATGTTCATCCCGTCCGGGCCGTCGCTCCTGGGGATCGCCGGAGTTTGGGCCGGTGGACTCGCGCTCCTCACGTCCGGGTTCCGCCGGGGCACCCCGCCGGTCGTACTCGGGCACATCGTTCCCCTCGGGTTCGGAGGCGCCGGGGCCGTCCTCACCGTTGCCCTGTGGCTGATACTCCAGGCGGAGCAGGAGGAGCGCATCCAGCGCCAAGTTCAGTTCGAGGCCGCGCACATTCAGCGCCTCGTGCTCGAGCGCGTTCCGACAGAAATGAACCTGCTCGTCGAACTGGCCGAGCGCTGGCCCGCGATCCGCGCGAACGAAGACATGCCGCCGCAAATGAAGCTGGACGGGGGCAACTACCTGGGGCAGGTGCCCGGGTGCATTGGGGTCGCGCGCGTCGATGACCAAAACCGGGTCGTCTGGATCGAATCGGGAGCACTGCGCCCGGGCACGTTCGAGAGCCTGGGTGGAGGCGAAGCGCTGGCCCGGGCCGCGGCGTCCGGGCAGGTCGCGATGGTCCGCCCCCCACGCTCGTACTGGCGCGGCCAGCGCGTGATGCTCCTGTTCGCGCCGGGGCGGGCCAAGGCCGCGGACGGCGGGATGGTGAGCGTAATCTCCGTGCAACAGTTCTACGCGAATGTTCTCAACGCCAATGCTTCGGCCGGATACGGGGTGACGCTCTCCGAGGGTGAAGAGGAGGTGTTCACCCGATACGCCGCGCAGCCCGGGGCCGGGGGGCGGTGGAGCCAGAGCCTGCCGATCAACTTCCGCGGGCACGAGTGGCGCCTCACAGTGTGGCCCACCCCGGACGCGCTCGCCCGGGAGAACCTGGCACTGCCGCGATTGGCGCTCCTGGTCGGGTTCCTCACGACCGCGCTGCTGGCACTGGCCGCGCACCTCGCGCAAACGGCCCGGCGCCGCACGTTCGCGCTGGAAAACGAAGTACGCGAGCGCAAACTCGCCGAGCACGCGATGCGCCTGAGCGAGGAGAAGTACCGGACCCTGATCGAGAACCTGGGCCAGGGGATCTTCCTCCAGGACCACGAGCACCGGTTCGTCGCGGCCAACGCGCAGTTCTGCAAGAGCGCCGGGCGCGCGGAGGCCGAAATCATCGGGTCCACCGAGACCGACCTCTACGACGCGGACCGCGCGCACGCCCACGCCGAGGAAGTGCGGACCGTGCTCGCCGAGGGTCGGAGCGTGGAGAGCGAGACCGAGGCGCTCGCGGGCGAGCGCCGGACCTGCGTGCGGCGCGTGCTCACGCCCGTGCGCGACGCGGCCGGGCGCACCACCGGCGTGCTCGGTATCTGCTGGGACGTGACCGAGCAGCGCCGACTCGAAGCGCACGTTCACCAGGCGAGCAAGATGGACGCGATCGGCCAACTGGCCGGGGGGATCGCGCACGACTTCAACAACCTGCTCACGGTGATCCTCGGCAACCTGGAAATGATGCTCACGGACCTCGCGCCGGAGCACCCGGACCACGCGCTGGTCTCGTCCGCTCAGAGCGCCGCGGTCCGGGCCGCGGCGCTGACCCAGCGGCTCCTCGGGTTCTCGCGCCGGCACCAACTGGACTGGCGCCCCACCAACCTCAACGGGATCGTTTCGGAAGTCGTCGGTCTGCTCCAGCGCACCATCGACCCGCTCACCCGAATTGAGACGCACCTGGGCAGTGATCTGTGGGCGGTCCACGCGGACCCGACACAGCTCAATCAGGTGCTAATGAACCTGTGCATCAACGCCCGTGACGCGATCGGGGGGGCCGGGCAGATCACCATCGAGACCGAGTCCATCACGGTCGCCGACGGCCCGCCCGCTAAGCGCGGGGACTTCGTGTGCCTGCGCGTGACGGACACCGGCGCCGGCATGGCACCGGAAGTGAAGGCCCGGATCTACGAGCCATTCTTCACCACCAAAGACGTGGGTAAGGGGACCGGGTTGGGGCTCGCGATGGTGTTCGCAATCGTGCGCCAGCACAAGGGGTGGATCGACTGTCACTCCGAGATCGGTGCGGGCACGCGGTTCGACATCTACCTGCCCCGGAGCGAGGCGTCGAAGGTCGTCGCGGCCCCCGCATCGCTCCCACCTTCGACGCGGATCGGCAAGGAGACGGTGCTCGTCGTGGACGACGAGGAACTCATCCGCAAGTTGGCCGTAATGACCCTCCAGGCCCGCGGGTACTGCGTGCTCCAGGCGTCCGACGGGAAAGAGGCGGTCGAGTTGTACGCGAAGGAGCGGGACCGCATCGACCTCGTGCTCCTCGACCTGACCATGCCCGTACTGTCCGGGCGCGAGGCGTTCCGTCAGCTCCTCGACCTGAACCCGCGCGTAAAAGTGATCTTCGCCAGCGGGTACGCGGCCGAGCAACTCTCCGATCTGGAAAAGGAACACATGGTCGGGTTCGTGAAGAAGCCGTACCGCCCGAACGAGCTGATCCTGGCCGTGGAGGAGGCGTTCCCGTGGCGCAGCGGGGGGCACCTCAACAAGCCAATTTTGCCAGACGCATGTACCCCGCCCGCGGTCGCCGTCGCCTGA